A region of Streptomyces sp. WMMC500 DNA encodes the following proteins:
- a CDS encoding alpha/beta hydrolase, with translation MRVTKPTTAAAVTAATAVTAVLLTALAAGGCGIASSSEHTSGREDGAAAGIHWGACKNLPSPAPGAPVAEIDWQCGTLDVPLDHEKPDGEKIGIAMIRAKATGPKTERIGSLLFNFGGPGGSGIDTIPGLAGQYKTLHKQYDLVSFDPRGVGRSDGVRCLGDRALDKYFAADNTPDDKAEEKAYLDRIHDFAAACEKRSGKVLPYVGTENAARDMDLMRAALGDDKMHYFGISYGTELGAVYAHLFPGRVGRAVLDSPVDPTQDSAQRSLAQAKGFQQALENYAEDCARQGGKCPLGDSAAGEGAVATDDVADLLKRLDGKPIPGSSGRDLTESLATGGIAQSLYSKQLWPLLTQGLQQAQDDDGATLLVLSDALNGREPDGHYNTLQSSFLAINCADTRDRYSTADVRDRLPEFRKASPVFGDFMAWGMASCDGWPVTGKRSTPQVSAKGADKILVVGSTGDPATPYEGTQRMVDALGGDVAVKLTRVGEGHGAYGSGNRCTQEAVDAYLLDGRAPRNDTTCRK, from the coding sequence GTGCGGGTCACCAAGCCGACCACCGCCGCCGCCGTCACCGCCGCCACCGCCGTCACCGCCGTCCTGCTGACCGCCCTGGCCGCGGGCGGCTGCGGCATCGCGTCGTCGTCCGAGCACACCAGCGGCAGGGAGGACGGAGCGGCGGCCGGCATCCACTGGGGGGCGTGCAAGAACCTCCCCTCGCCCGCGCCGGGGGCGCCGGTCGCGGAGATCGACTGGCAGTGCGGCACGCTCGACGTACCGCTCGACCACGAGAAGCCGGACGGCGAGAAGATCGGCATCGCCATGATCCGCGCCAAGGCCACCGGGCCGAAGACGGAGCGCATCGGCTCGCTCCTGTTCAACTTCGGCGGCCCCGGCGGCTCCGGCATCGACACCATCCCGGGCCTGGCCGGCCAGTACAAGACGCTGCACAAGCAGTACGACCTCGTCAGCTTCGACCCGCGCGGCGTCGGCCGCAGCGACGGGGTGCGCTGCCTCGGCGACCGCGCGCTCGACAAATACTTCGCCGCCGACAACACCCCCGACGACAAGGCGGAGGAGAAGGCGTACCTCGACCGGATCCACGACTTCGCCGCCGCCTGCGAGAAGAGGTCCGGCAAGGTCCTGCCGTACGTAGGCACCGAGAACGCCGCCCGCGACATGGACCTCATGCGCGCCGCACTCGGCGACGACAAGATGCACTACTTCGGCATCTCCTACGGCACGGAACTGGGCGCCGTCTACGCCCACCTCTTCCCCGGGCGGGTCGGCCGCGCCGTGCTCGACAGCCCCGTGGACCCGACGCAGGACAGCGCGCAGCGCTCGCTGGCGCAGGCGAAGGGCTTCCAGCAGGCGCTGGAGAACTACGCCGAGGACTGCGCGCGGCAGGGCGGGAAGTGCCCGCTCGGCGACAGCGCCGCCGGCGAGGGGGCGGTCGCCACCGACGACGTCGCGGACCTCCTGAAGCGGCTCGACGGCAAGCCGATCCCGGGCAGTTCGGGCCGGGACCTGACGGAGTCGCTGGCGACCGGGGGTATCGCGCAGTCGCTGTACTCCAAGCAGCTCTGGCCGCTGCTGACGCAGGGCCTGCAGCAGGCGCAGGACGACGACGGCGCGACCCTGCTGGTCCTGTCCGACGCCCTCAACGGCCGCGAGCCGGACGGCCACTACAACACGCTCCAGTCGTCCTTCCTCGCGATCAACTGCGCGGACACCAGGGACCGCTACTCGACGGCCGACGTCCGCGACCGGCTGCCGGAGTTCCGCAAGGCGTCACCGGTCTTCGGCGACTTCATGGCCTGGGGCATGGCGTCGTGCGACGGCTGGCCGGTGACGGGCAAGCGCTCGACGCCGCAGGTGAGCGCGAAGGGCGCGGACAAGATCCTGGTCGTCGGGTCCACCGGCGACCCGGCGACGCCGTACGAGGGCACCCAGCGCATGGTCGACGCGCTCGGCGGCGACGTGGCGGTGAAGCTGACGCGCGTCGGCGAGGGGCACGGGGCGTACGGCAGCGGCAACCGCTGCACGCAGGAGGCGGTCGACGCCTACCTGCTCGACGGCCGGGCCCCGCGGAACGACACGACCTGCCGGAAGTAG
- the moeZ gene encoding adenylyltransferase/sulfurtransferase MoeZ, which produces MSLPPLVEPAPELSVDEVRRYSRHLIIPDVGMAGQKRLKNAKVLCVGAGGLGSPALMYLAAAGVGTLGIVEFDEVDESNLQRQIIHSQADIGRSKAESARDTVLGINPYVTVRLHQERLDSSNVMEMFAEYDLIVDGTDNFATRYLVNDACVLLGKPYVWGSIYRFDGQASVFWAEHGPCYRCLYPEPPPPGMVPSCAEGGVLGVLCASIGSIQVNEAIKLLAGIGDPLVGRLMIYDALEMQYRQVKVRKDPDCAVCGENPTVTELIDYEAFCGVVSDEAQEAAAGSTITPKQLKEWIDEGENIDIIDVREPNEYEIVAIPGARLVPKDEFLMGNALEGLPQDKKIVLHCKTGVRSAEVLAVLKSAGFADAVHVGGGVVGWVNQIEPEKPIY; this is translated from the coding sequence GTGTCGCTGCCACCGCTGGTCGAGCCCGCCCCCGAGCTCTCCGTCGACGAGGTCCGCAGGTACTCGCGCCACCTGATCATCCCGGATGTCGGGATGGCGGGCCAGAAGCGGCTGAAGAACGCCAAGGTGCTCTGTGTGGGCGCCGGCGGTCTCGGCTCGCCGGCGCTGATGTACCTGGCGGCGGCGGGTGTGGGCACGCTCGGCATCGTCGAGTTCGACGAGGTGGACGAGTCGAACCTGCAGCGCCAGATCATTCACAGCCAGGCCGACATCGGCCGCTCCAAGGCCGAGTCCGCCCGCGACACGGTGCTGGGCATCAACCCGTACGTGACGGTGCGGCTCCACCAGGAGCGGCTGGACTCCTCGAACGTGATGGAGATGTTCGCGGAGTACGACCTGATCGTCGACGGCACGGACAACTTCGCCACCCGCTACCTGGTCAACGACGCGTGCGTACTGCTCGGCAAGCCCTACGTGTGGGGCTCCATCTACCGCTTCGACGGCCAGGCGTCGGTCTTCTGGGCCGAGCACGGCCCGTGCTACCGCTGCCTGTACCCCGAGCCCCCGCCGCCCGGCATGGTGCCGAGCTGCGCCGAGGGCGGCGTGCTGGGCGTGCTGTGCGCGTCGATCGGCTCGATCCAGGTCAACGAGGCCATCAAGCTGCTCGCCGGCATCGGCGACCCGCTGGTCGGCCGGCTGATGATCTACGACGCCCTGGAGATGCAGTACCGCCAGGTCAAGGTCCGCAAGGACCCGGACTGCGCGGTCTGCGGCGAGAACCCGACCGTCACCGAGCTGATCGACTACGAGGCGTTCTGCGGCGTCGTCTCCGACGAGGCGCAGGAGGCCGCGGCCGGCTCCACGATCACTCCGAAGCAGCTCAAGGAGTGGATCGACGAGGGCGAGAACATCGACATCATCGACGTCCGCGAGCCCAACGAGTACGAGATCGTCGCGATCCCCGGCGCCCGGCTGGTCCCGAAGGACGAGTTCCTGATGGGCAACGCCCTGGAGGGGCTGCCGCAGGACAAGAAGATCGTCTTGCACTGCAAGACGGGTGTCCGGTCCGCGGAAGTCCTGGCGGTGCTGAAGTCGGCGGGCTTCGCGGACGCGGTGCACGTGGGCGGCGGCGTGGTCGGCTGGGTGAACCAGATCGAGCCGGAGAAGCCGATCTACTGA
- a CDS encoding spherulation-specific family 4 protein: MPDLRADGTGAPAGAAAVLRDLPEPGTDRRQLPAQPAETPLRLAVPGYAHPLVAPVEWGELTRPAAAGAVHWTVLDVAGGPGARPDPHCLEAAGRLKSARVRTLGRLDLGHGRRPFGELISDAHRFLEWYRVDGFYLGRCPADRDRLPEVRRLASTLGALCPRAHVVLGVGTHPYAGYAEAADQLVTFAGPWADYRWSQVAEWTAEHPAERFCHLVHGVPPTHLDEAMRVARWQGAASVFFTDRPGWEALPGYWDDLVSRLGQGVSE, encoded by the coding sequence ATGCCGGATCTGAGAGCTGACGGGACCGGCGCACCGGCCGGTGCCGCCGCGGTGCTGCGCGACCTGCCCGAGCCGGGGACCGACCGGCGGCAGCTACCGGCGCAGCCGGCCGAGACCCCCCTCCGCCTCGCCGTCCCCGGCTACGCGCACCCGCTCGTCGCCCCCGTCGAGTGGGGCGAGCTGACCCGGCCCGCCGCGGCCGGTGCCGTCCACTGGACGGTGCTCGACGTCGCCGGCGGGCCCGGCGCCCGCCCCGACCCGCACTGCCTGGAGGCTGCGGGCCGGCTGAAGTCGGCGCGGGTGCGCACCCTCGGCAGGCTCGACCTGGGCCACGGCCGACGCCCCTTCGGCGAGCTGATCAGCGACGCCCACCGGTTCCTGGAGTGGTACCGCGTCGACGGGTTCTACCTCGGCCGCTGCCCCGCCGACCGGGACCGGCTGCCGGAGGTCCGGCGCCTGGCGTCGACCCTCGGCGCGCTCTGCCCGCGGGCCCACGTCGTCCTCGGCGTAGGCACACACCCGTACGCCGGCTACGCCGAGGCCGCCGACCAGCTCGTCACCTTCGCGGGCCCGTGGGCGGACTACCGCTGGTCGCAGGTCGCCGAGTGGACCGCGGAGCACCCCGCGGAGCGGTTCTGCCATCTGGTCCACGGCGTCCCGCCGACGCATCTCGACGAGGCCATGCGGGTCGCCCGCTGGCAGGGTGCGGCCTCGGTGTTCTTCACCGACCGGCCCGGCTGGGAGGCCCTGCCCGGCTACTGGGACGACCTCGTCTCGCGTCTCGGACAGGGTGTCTCGGAATGA
- a CDS encoding NAD-dependent epimerase/dehydratase family protein, which produces MRVLLIGGTGFVGRYVADRLLADPAVQLTALGRGDDADVRFDLSSGSPGALTRFLDAVHPGVVVNCAGTTRGGARDLTRHNTVAVATLCEAMRRSSCSARLVHVGCASEYGPSPAGSSTAEDALPRPGGPYGVSKLAATELVLGSGLDAIVLRVFSPAGPGTPAGSPLGRLAEALRRAMQQGDGELKLGGLGAQRDFVDVRDVARAVHAASLSAAQGVVNIGGGRAVRLRDAAAALARVAGYGGQLHEYDTALTGRIPQPAGAGHGLGHGGPGHGMSHGMGHGHGHGPGHGPGHGTNGGPGTEPPAVTAAYPYPDGCGAWQQADIRTARDRLGWRPRIGIEESLADIWMEAACRI; this is translated from the coding sequence ATGAGGGTGTTGCTCATCGGCGGCACCGGCTTCGTCGGCCGCTACGTCGCAGACCGCCTGCTCGCCGACCCCGCCGTGCAGCTCACCGCGCTCGGCCGCGGCGACGACGCGGACGTGCGGTTCGACCTGTCGTCCGGCAGCCCCGGCGCGCTGACCCGGTTCCTCGACGCCGTGCACCCGGGCGTCGTCGTCAACTGCGCCGGCACCACCCGCGGCGGCGCCCGGGACCTGACCCGGCACAACACCGTCGCCGTCGCCACCCTCTGCGAGGCCATGCGGCGCAGCAGTTGCTCGGCGCGGCTGGTGCACGTGGGCTGCGCCTCGGAGTACGGGCCCTCGCCGGCCGGCTCGTCGACGGCCGAGGACGCGCTGCCGCGCCCCGGCGGTCCGTACGGGGTGAGCAAGCTGGCCGCGACCGAGCTGGTGCTCGGCTCCGGCCTGGACGCGATCGTGCTGCGGGTGTTCTCGCCCGCGGGCCCCGGCACCCCGGCGGGCTCCCCGCTCGGCCGGCTGGCGGAGGCGCTGCGGCGGGCGATGCAGCAGGGCGACGGCGAGCTGAAGCTCGGCGGGCTCGGCGCGCAGCGGGACTTCGTGGACGTACGGGACGTGGCGCGGGCGGTGCACGCCGCGTCGCTGTCGGCGGCGCAGGGTGTGGTGAACATCGGCGGCGGGCGCGCGGTGCGGCTGCGGGACGCGGCGGCGGCGCTGGCGCGGGTCGCGGGGTACGGCGGGCAGTTGCACGAGTACGACACGGCGCTGACCGGCCGGATCCCGCAGCCCGCGGGCGCCGGACACGGCCTCGGACACGGCGGCCCGGGGCACGGGATGAGCCACGGCATGGGCCACGGCCACGGCCACGGACCGGGCCACGGGCCCGGCCACGGCACGAACGGCGGCCCCGGCACGGAACCGCCGGCGGTCACCGCGGCGTATCCGTATCCGGACGGGTGCGGCGCCTGGCAGCAGGCGGACATCAGGACGGCGCGGGACCGCCTCGGCTGGCGGCCCCGGATCGGAATCGAGGAGAGCCTTGCGGATATCTGGATGGAGGCGGCATGCCGGATCTGA
- a CDS encoding DUF3492 domain-containing protein — translation MFSLRIGLLAEGGFPFAAGESPGWCDRLVRGLAHHEFDVFAFAVDAAQEAADLVPLPPQVRAVHVAPLGRPAPGERRYGRAGRRRFAEHFAELAGALAAGGAGAESGQDRFASGLYGLAELARDAGGPGRALRAEQAVRILERACRAPGASPVVRGARVAELLAVAARLDRELRPLAAGWYGPDAGLAGVGLCHALSGGPAVLPGLLARRFFGTPLLVTEYGVRLRRHYLEGGRGAHAGGSVAVRALLAAFHRRLAAEAYGKAALVTPGNAHARRWALRLGAEGRRLRTVYPGMDAARFAEVGDAPVAGEDRRTLVWAGRIEPARDLVALLHAFAEIRREEPAARLVVVETEPPAAAHAGYRDHCRALAARLFPDGAVDAHAVGASPVSFEEIGDPALPDRAAAYATGGVAVLSSVVVGFPVGLVEAMFCGRATVSTDVGAVREVIGGTGLVVPPRNPRALADACLALLRDPARRARLGAAARARAVELFTAEQNVAAFGRIYLELASRSPSPAAATAAPHPFALPPEAHLAAAPAAGVRPVLEGADR, via the coding sequence GTGTTCTCGTTGCGCATCGGCCTTCTCGCGGAGGGCGGGTTCCCGTTTGCCGCGGGCGAGTCGCCGGGGTGGTGCGACCGGCTCGTACGCGGTCTTGCGCACCATGAGTTCGACGTCTTCGCGTTTGCCGTGGATGCGGCACAGGAGGCGGCGGACCTCGTGCCGCTGCCGCCGCAGGTACGCGCGGTGCACGTCGCGCCGCTGGGCCGCCCGGCGCCGGGCGAACGCCGCTACGGGCGCGCCGGCCGGCGCCGATTCGCCGAGCACTTCGCGGAGTTGGCGGGCGCGCTGGCGGCCGGCGGGGCCGGGGCGGAGTCCGGGCAGGACCGTTTCGCTTCCGGGCTGTACGGGCTCGCGGAGCTGGCCAGGGACGCGGGCGGGCCGGGGCGCGCGCTGCGCGCGGAGCAGGCGGTGCGGATCCTGGAGCGGGCGTGCCGGGCGCCGGGCGCGTCCCCGGTGGTGCGGGGCGCGCGCGTCGCGGAGCTGCTCGCGGTGGCGGCGCGTCTGGACCGGGAGCTGCGGCCGTTGGCGGCGGGGTGGTACGGGCCGGACGCCGGGCTGGCCGGGGTCGGCCTGTGCCACGCGCTGTCCGGCGGTCCCGCGGTGCTGCCGGGACTGCTCGCGCGGCGGTTCTTCGGCACGCCGCTGCTGGTGACGGAGTACGGGGTGCGGCTGCGACGGCACTACCTGGAGGGCGGCCGGGGGGCGCACGCCGGCGGGTCCGTGGCCGTACGGGCGCTGCTGGCGGCCTTCCACCGCCGGCTGGCGGCGGAGGCGTACGGCAAGGCGGCTCTCGTCACCCCGGGCAACGCGCACGCGCGGCGCTGGGCGCTGCGCCTGGGCGCGGAGGGGCGCAGGCTGCGGACGGTGTACCCGGGCATGGACGCGGCGCGGTTCGCGGAGGTCGGCGACGCGCCGGTGGCCGGCGAGGACCGCAGGACGCTGGTCTGGGCCGGCCGGATCGAACCCGCCCGCGACCTCGTCGCCCTGCTGCACGCGTTCGCGGAGATCCGCAGGGAGGAGCCGGCCGCCCGCCTCGTCGTGGTGGAGACGGAGCCCCCGGCCGCCGCCCACGCGGGCTACCGCGACCACTGCCGCGCGCTGGCCGCCCGGCTCTTCCCTGACGGGGCCGTGGACGCGCACGCGGTGGGCGCGAGCCCGGTGTCGTTCGAGGAGATCGGCGACCCTGCCCTGCCGGACAGGGCGGCGGCGTACGCGACGGGCGGGGTCGCCGTGCTCTCCAGCGTCGTGGTGGGCTTCCCGGTGGGCCTGGTGGAGGCGATGTTCTGCGGCCGGGCGACGGTGTCGACGGACGTCGGCGCGGTACGGGAGGTTATCGGCGGCACGGGCCTGGTCGTCCCGCCCCGGAACCCGCGGGCGCTGGCGGATGCCTGCCTGGCGCTGCTCCGCGACCCGGCGCGCCGGGCGCGGCTGGGCGCGGCGGCGCGGGCACGGGCGGTGGAGCTGTTCACGGCGGAGCAGAACGTGGCGGCCTTCGGGCGCATCTACCTGGAGCTGGCCTCCCGCAGCCCTTCCCCAGCGGCGGCGACCGCCGCCCCGCACCCCTTCGCGCTCCCCCCGGAGGCACACCTGGCGGCTGCGCCGGCGGCGGGCGTCCGCCCCGTTCTTGAGGGGGCGGACAGATGA